A window of Cheilinus undulatus linkage group 23, ASM1832078v1, whole genome shotgun sequence genomic DNA:
TAGAGAGAGTGGGGGTTGATATgaatatgatatgattttaATGGTTTGTAGGGCCATAAAGGGAACAAAACTTTGGCATGTTAATAGAGCTCCTCACTTCCTCCCCACTTCCTTAATAGCTTAAAATTTGATACTTATGATTCTAAACCTCTTTTTTACCGGTAAGACAGACAGCTGATGGAATCAGAAATAGGAGGGGAGAGTGGAGGTGGGATATGCAGGACAGGAACagcaggccggacttgaaccggGACCATCTGCATATATGGGGTGCAATCTAACTGGTAGGCCATCTGAACCCCAAAATATTTGATCCCCTgattttatccagttttttaaattgacaaaatcGCTGATATTTCAATGGTTGTTTGCATTTAAAAGAAGTGAAACTTTCCCCACACTTCCCTATGGAAAAACTGCCAATGTTTATGTGCAGTTGAGACAGTCTGCAAGaatttgcatgcagctgttggGTATTATAACAAGGAATCGCCAAATATCAGGTGTCAGAAACAGTGGTTCTAAAATGGTGAAATCTTGGCTTAATTTTAGGtgtgcttaaaaaaaaagggtgaaaaccactggtctagaacTTCTGGTTTTGATCCTTCTGTATCAATAGTAGAGtcagtatcatttatttttttacaagaatCAATTCAGGGTGTGAACATGATGCAAAGGGAGCAGAATAAAAGGGACAGATGAGCAAAAATCAACATACGATCTTCGAAGATGAGTCCCACGGTGGCGACGGACTCCCGGCTGACGAGCATGATGGGATTGTCTCTGGACGTCTTGGGGAAAGTCTTAGCTTGGCGGTTGGGGTCCAGGACGAGGCGACGCCCCTCGTATAGAAGCTCCTGGTTGTGGAGTGGGATGCTTGACCTACGGGACAGCAGCTCCTGGAACAGCGCCGCTCTGCAATGACAAAGAGCATAAATTTGTGAACGCTGGGTGAATGCTAGGACTGGTCACACCTATATAATGCCTTTTTCTTAGAATAAAGTGAGAAATTCGGGAACATAAAGGCTAAACATTTCAGTGTCCAGTCTTACGTGTTGTACTCGTGGATGTAGACGTTGTGAAGCGTGGCCTGCTGCAGACTAAACACGTAGACGACGGTGCGATGAAGGATGTCGTTCGTCTCGGCGAAGAACTGATCGAAGCCCCAACACTTCTCCTGATCCGCCTCCAGGATGTTGGCGAGGACCGGGGTCAGGAGGCTCTGAAGACCCCTGAAACATCACATCATGAGTACAAGACCCCGAGTAGCGACCCTGCATACACATTAACATAATTTACAGACTGGGCTTTTACTTGGACAGACTGCAGGAGACGGGCATCTCCGTGCTCCACTCGATCTTGCCGTTCTCACACTTCTGATGGCCGGAGATTGTCCCTGATGGTTTCtctgtgatgattttatacCTGGAACGAACACACAGCTCTCTCAGCTCCATGGTCCTCCTCGGaaacacattttcatgtttatttaatcTCTTACATGACTTCTTTGTTCCGCCGTGGCCCCTCGAAGGGTCTGAACGGCAGGCTGCCAGTGGCGGCGTGATAAAACGTGACTCCGATGCTCCACAGATCAACCGTGGCGCCGTATTTCTTCTGGTGGTCTTTCCTCAGCACGGCTCGCTCGTACATGTCAGGATGCTGAGGGTAAAACGTGATGAATTTACAGAGATAGAATGCTTATAAATGAGAAACTGCTGGTGTGCGTTTCTTTTCCTCACCAGGTACTCCTCAGTGCCGTACAGCGACACAAACTGCTCGTCGTCCTCCAGCTCTCTGGCCGCTCCAAAGTCGGTGAGTTTGTAGACGGAGCGCCCATCCTCTCCAATCACTCTCATGATGTTGCCTGGTTTGATGTCCCGGTGGACAATCCCGTACTCCCTCAGGTGGTTCATACCCGCCACTGAACAACCAGTCAGAGACAAAGTCAGATCATTAGCGGTATTTCAACACATCAGGGTTTGTTTTTAGTCCATCACACTGATGCTCACCAACGTCGTGCAGAACGATCAGAAACTCATCCTCAGGGAGTCCGTACGCGTTTGACGACTCCTCCAGCACGGTGTAGAGACTTCCACATGGACAGTACTCCATCACCAGGACTTTATGACGAGTGtttgactgaaggaggaagaagaggatcGTTTATAGAAACTGAGCTGTAGTCCAGACACACAGGCACCTGGAAGCCTAATATTTCAGTGGTATGAAGGAATGAGTCGACTCTGGAATATCAACATTTTCCATCgggtattttaaaaaaatatgcatgcCAAAACTTAAGAGAAATAAAACCACCAACCTCTTCCTCCACAGCGAAGAGTTTGACGATGTTTTTGTGGTTCAGCTTCTTCAGAACTTCAAACTCTCTCATCTGGACGTCCAGCGGCCTCAGAAAACTCAGATTGTTAAACACTTTGACTGCGTATAGATCTCCAGTTTTCTGtaatttaacacaaaaacattcagtcagacactttgttatttttaaagtcagaataagaGGGTTTACAGCTCATAATGAGTTGATTAACCAGATATATTCTCTCACAACCCTGACTCACTCTCCCCAGGGAAAAATTCCATAACATTTCCAGATAAGAAAGCATTTacagaaatagttctgagtgaATTTGGAAAATATGAGTATTTAAGCCAGTGATACTGAAAatgtggctctttatgtcttaatttgaaacattcctcccttttttgccacttctttttgccacttttgcaatgtttttgccccttgtttcaactttttatgtcacttcttgcccatttaatctgccttttgcaattaaatgccacctatttcccattttgccactctttaatgcgttttgcccattttccgaccttttttgctgatttttacctttttttttttttcattttttactcattttttgccacctgtaactcagtTTTTTGGACACTTCTCaaccattttgacactttctgccctttttttccacttttctcacagtttttgctgatattagcccatttttgccacttcttttgtcacttttcacccatttttaacacttatatcctgcttttgcaattttttgcccctttttgcctatttttccccacttctcacccatttaagctgccttttgcagttaaatgccacttaattcccattttgccactttttgttctgatttttgcccattttacttttcactcatttcttgccatgtttttgcaacttttggaccatttttgccacctgtaactcattttttggccacttctcacccatttttgccacttttcccccagtgtttgccccttttggcctatctttgccacttctcatccatttaagctgctttctGCAATTAAAGGCCACTATTAGCCCAtttctcccacctttttgcagatttttgccactttttttgccacctttaacttattttttggtcacttctacCCGTTTAtgccacattctgccctttttcgcCAATtctctcccagtgtttgctgctttttgaccacttttgccacctttaacttattctaattgccacttttcaccaattattgtagctcttgcaaatgtatttttcaactatttggctctttggttgagctgggttgagtatcactgatttaagcACTGATTATCTTTTCATAGCTTCTTTGGAGCCCAAACTTTCAA
This region includes:
- the tbk1 gene encoding serine/threonine-protein kinase TBK1 produces the protein MQSTTNYLWLISDLLGQGATANVYRGRHKKTGDLYAVKVFNNLSFLRPLDVQMREFEVLKKLNHKNIVKLFAVEEESNTRHKVLVMEYCPCGSLYTVLEESSNAYGLPEDEFLIVLHDVVAGMNHLREYGIVHRDIKPGNIMRVIGEDGRSVYKLTDFGAARELEDDEQFVSLYGTEEYLHPDMYERAVLRKDHQKKYGATVDLWSIGVTFYHAATGSLPFRPFEGPRRNKEVMYKIITEKPSGTISGHQKCENGKIEWSTEMPVSCSLSKGLQSLLTPVLANILEADQEKCWGFDQFFAETNDILHRTVVYVFSLQQATLHNVYIHEYNTAALFQELLSRRSSIPLHNQELLYEGRRLVLDPNRQAKTFPKTSRDNPIMLVSRESVATVGLIFEDPSPPKVQPRYDLDLDASYAKTFAGDVGHLWKTSESLLVYQELVRKGVRGLIELMKEDYSDILHKKSEVFHLCNFCTQILEKTEQLFEVLMQANMMSSEYDEISDMHKKILRISSSLEPIERTAQDIKSKFLPGGLLTDSWTQQVGTHPEDRNVEKIKVLLDAITAIYQQFKKDKAERRLPYNEEQIHKFDKQKLVLHASKARSLFTEECAMKYRLFISKSEEWMRKVHHVRKQLLNLSSQLISIEKEVTMLMERAIKLQEMLPQKVLPLVSSGMKPPAYLSQNTLVEMTLGMKKLKEEMEGVVKELAENNHFLERFGTLTLDGGLRG